CATAATTCTGTTTCACAAAATCATAAACAATGGGATCAGAAATTAGGAAACTAAGGGTTAATAGAACCTAAATAGAAAATTTAGGGATCAATAAGTTAGAAATCAGGGAATTACAACTCAATAAACCAGAAATCAAGAGATAAGGGAGTAATCAAATTGGCAGGAACTACAATTTTAGAATTACAGGTAAAAGGAAAGTACGGGAAATACGGAGGGCAGTACGTGCCAGAAGTCCTCATGCCGGCTCTGGAAGAGCTCGAGGAAGGGTATGAGAGATACAAAAATGACCCAGAATTTCTTGCAGAACTTGACCACTACCTGAAGGATTTTGCAGGCAGAGAGACTCCTCTTTACCTTGCCCGAAACCTGAGCAAAAAATACGGGACAAAGATCTACCTCAAAAGGGAAGACCTTGTGCACGGAGGAGCCCACAAGTTAAACAATGCCATAGGACAGGCCCTTCTTGCGAAATATATGGGAAAAACCAGGCTGATTGCAGAAACAGGGGCAGGACAGCACGGGACTGCAACTGCAATGGCAGGGGCAAACCTGGGGTTTGAAACCGTTGTCTACATGGGAGCAAAAGATGTCAAACGCCAGCAGATGAACGCATACAGAATGGAACTCATGGGCACAGAGGTAAAACCCGTAGAAACAGGTTCAAAAACCCTTAAGGACGCAATCAATGAGGCTTTCAGAGACTGGGTTACAAACATAGGAAACACCCACTACCTCATAGGATCGGTTGTGGGTCCCCATCCCTATCCGATGATTGTAAGGGACTTTCAGAGTGTTATAGGGCGTGAGGTAAAGGAACAGGCAATGGAAAAAGAAGGCAGGCTTCCCGATACAATCATTGCCTGTGCAGGAGGTGGGAGCAATGCGATGGGAACTTTCTATCCCTTTATCGAAGACAGAGAGGTCAGGCTGATTGCCGTAGAAGCCGGGGGAAAAGCCTTGAAATGTACGGAAAAGGCAGCTCTTCACTCGGCTTCTCTCTGCGCTGGAGAAGAAGGGATCCTTCACGGAGCAAGGACAAAGGTCCTGCAGGATAAAAACGGGCAGATCCTTGAATCAGAATCCGTGTCAGCAGGGCTTGACTACTCGGGAGTAGGACCTGAGCTGGCTGCCCTGGCTGAAAGCGGTAGGGTTACAGCTCGTTATGTAACGGATGACGAAGCACTTGAAGCTTTTAACGAACTGAGCCGGCATGAAGGAATCATTCCTGCTCTTGAATCTTCGCATGCCCTTGCATACCTGAAAAAAGCGTCAGAAGCAGGAGAGCTTGGAGAGTTTGTGGTAGTAAACCTCTCAGGAAGAGGGGACAAAGATCTGGAAACCGTACTGAGCCTGAAGAGAGGGATCTGAAATGAGGACTGAACTTAGGGCAATTGAACTTAAAAGGCAAAAAATCTCCGAAAAATTCGATGAACTCAAGAAGAAAAAAGAAGGGGCCCTGATTGGCTATGTGATGGCAGGAGACCCCTCTGTTGAGGCAACCTTCGGGATTGTAAAGGCTCTGGCAGAAGGGGGAGCAGATATAATCGAGCTTGGATTCCCGTTCTCTGACCCTGTGGCTGACGGGCCGACAATACAGGTCGCAGGACAGAGGGCACTTGCAGCAGGCATGGATATTGAGCGCTATTTCGAACTTGTCAGATCCCTTGACGTTGAAGTTCCTCTTGTGTGCATGACATACTACAACCCCGTGTTCAGGTACGGAGTGGAAAAATTTGTGGAAAATGCCGCAGAAGCCGGAATCAGCGGACTGATAATACCCGATATCCCGGTAGAAGAAGCAGCTGACCTGAAGACAAGCTGTAATACATATGGGCTTGACCTGATCTTTCTGGTCGCACCTACCACAACCGACGCAAGGATCCGGAAGATTCTGCAGAAAGGTTCGGGCTTTATCTACCTCGTATCAAGGCTCGGGGTTACGGGAGCAAGAGACGATGTTGCAGGCTCAACAAAAGAACTGCTTGCCAGGGTAAAGACAGATATTCCGAAAGCTGTGGGTTTTGGGATTTCGACAGGAAAGCAGGCTGCCGAAGTTAGAAAAGCCGGGGCGGATGGTGTAATTGTAGGCTCGGCTTTTGTCAGGATCGTCGAAGAAGGAAAAGACGTAAACGAAAGGCTGGAAGCCCTTGCAAGGGAACTCAAATCCGGCATACTTGAAGCAAATTGAAACAGGGGGACCAAAGGAGAGAAAGGAGAGAGGAAAATGAAGGAAATAAAGGTATATACTAAAAAGCTGGAGGAAGGCTGTGACCTGAGTTCAGAAGAAGCCGAAGCTGCATTGGGTGAAATTCTGAGCACAGCAGAAGATGAGGAGATAGGGGCATTTCTGCTAGCTCTTAAAGCAAAAGGGGAAAAGCCGCAGGAAATTGTTGGTTTTGTAAAGGGCATGAAAAAAGCTGGCAATACTATCAGACCAAACATGCCTTTCAGGATAGTGGACACGTGCGGGACAGGAGGAGACGGACTGAATACCATTAACGTCTCAACTGCAGCTGCAATTGTGACTGCGGCAGCCGGGGTCCCAGTAGCCAAACACGGAAACAGGGCAGCTACCTCGATGACAGGAAGTTCTGATGTGCTCGAAGCCCTGGGAATTAAAGTGGATCTTACGCCTGAACAGGTCAGGAAGACAATAGAAAAAATAGGTATAGGCTTCATGTTTGCCCCGGTTTTCCACCCTGCAATGAAAAGGGTTGCAGGTGTCAGGAAAAAACTCGGGGTAAGGACGGTTTTCAATATCCTTGGTCCCCTGACAAATCCGGCAGGGGCAAAAGGTCAAGTTGTGGGGGTTTTTGATAAGAGCC
The genomic region above belongs to Methanosarcina horonobensis HB-1 = JCM 15518 and contains:
- the trpD gene encoding anthranilate phosphoribosyltransferase — encoded protein: MKEIKVYTKKLEEGCDLSSEEAEAALGEILSTAEDEEIGAFLLALKAKGEKPQEIVGFVKGMKKAGNTIRPNMPFRIVDTCGTGGDGLNTINVSTAAAIVTAAAGVPVAKHGNRAATSMTGSSDVLEALGIKVDLTPEQVRKTIEKIGIGFMFAPVFHPAMKRVAGVRKKLGVRTVFNILGPLTNPAGAKGQVVGVFDKSLCEPIAYALAELGTEHALVVNGEGMDEITNTGETYVAELKNGKVSTYTLTPESLGMLRANPEDVKGGTPKENARDLLCIFKGQKGPKRDLIILNAAAALYVSGIVGSIKQAIPIAEDAIDSGKVMVKFNQFRTFTGSFYEKDKKQGSISGEAALSSSRISMLSPASGEKT
- the trpB gene encoding tryptophan synthase subunit beta, which produces MAGTTILELQVKGKYGKYGGQYVPEVLMPALEELEEGYERYKNDPEFLAELDHYLKDFAGRETPLYLARNLSKKYGTKIYLKREDLVHGGAHKLNNAIGQALLAKYMGKTRLIAETGAGQHGTATAMAGANLGFETVVYMGAKDVKRQQMNAYRMELMGTEVKPVETGSKTLKDAINEAFRDWVTNIGNTHYLIGSVVGPHPYPMIVRDFQSVIGREVKEQAMEKEGRLPDTIIACAGGGSNAMGTFYPFIEDREVRLIAVEAGGKALKCTEKAALHSASLCAGEEGILHGARTKVLQDKNGQILESESVSAGLDYSGVGPELAALAESGRVTARYVTDDEALEAFNELSRHEGIIPALESSHALAYLKKASEAGELGEFVVVNLSGRGDKDLETVLSLKRGI
- the trpA gene encoding tryptophan synthase subunit alpha, which gives rise to MRTELRAIELKRQKISEKFDELKKKKEGALIGYVMAGDPSVEATFGIVKALAEGGADIIELGFPFSDPVADGPTIQVAGQRALAAGMDIERYFELVRSLDVEVPLVCMTYYNPVFRYGVEKFVENAAEAGISGLIIPDIPVEEAADLKTSCNTYGLDLIFLVAPTTTDARIRKILQKGSGFIYLVSRLGVTGARDDVAGSTKELLARVKTDIPKAVGFGISTGKQAAEVRKAGADGVIVGSAFVRIVEEGKDVNERLEALARELKSGILEAN